One genomic segment of Methanothermobacter tenebrarum includes these proteins:
- a CDS encoding proton-conducting transporter membrane subunit → MNEITNLNGPIIGHIPFMDIVLYISPFSLALVAVIVAFTIFLALSKPELRSVARFGEDIVRTTTVEKKEARFRRFMTILCGIALTGVVTTGDLFNFALFVSLTGITNMGIFAGVKDTHVLDATFHYGLVLMICSLPLFGGVAMILANTGTLSMGILANIPTNPILNMSRTLLLIGAIGEGALAPLFATKVEMIRAKGAPYINMMHLSSLMVFTRVIEVLLILG, encoded by the coding sequence ATGAATGAAATAACAAATTTAAACGGTCCAATAATAGGACACATCCCATTCATGGACATAGTATTATATATAAGCCCATTTTCACTAGCCTTAGTTGCGGTTATAGTGGCTTTCACAATATTCCTAGCACTAAGCAAGCCAGAATTAAGATCAGTAGCAAGATTCGGAGAAGACATAGTAAGAACGACAACTGTAGAGAAAAAAGAGGCCAGGTTCAGGAGATTCATGACAATACTCTGTGGTATAGCATTAACAGGCGTGGTTACCACAGGAGACTTGTTCAATTTCGCACTATTCGTATCATTAACTGGCATCACAAACATGGGCATATTCGCAGGAGTGAAAGACACCCACGTCCTTGATGCAACATTCCATTATGGCCTCGTACTCATGATCTGTAGCCTACCACTCTTCGGTGGAGTGGCCATGATACTAGCAAACACAGGCACCCTGAGCATGGGCATCCTCGCAAACATCCCAACAAACCCTATATTGAATATGAGCCGGACATTACTCTTAATAGGGGCTATAGGAGAAGGTGCATTGGCACCATTATTCGCAACCAAAGTAGAAATGATAAGAGCAAAGGGAGCCCCCTATATAAATATGATGCATTTAAGCTCCCTAATGGTCTTCACAAGGGTAATAGAAGTCCTATTAATCCTGGGGTGA
- a CDS encoding DUF1959 family protein, which yields MTDKTIKKIKLWKLESYAYKNQVLKTLSEALKIPIEKVEELLAKNLDMARIESSHSSMEQAILFRLEKQIELDLGLDYLDHLELLDKEQLKAIKEEIIKRLEISGKLEIDPEEYKKLIEKARKKIIKILEGSG from the coding sequence ATGACCGACAAGACAATAAAAAAGATAAAACTATGGAAACTTGAAAGTTACGCCTACAAAAACCAGGTGCTGAAAACGCTCTCAGAAGCCTTGAAGATCCCAATAGAAAAAGTGGAGGAATTATTAGCCAAAAACTTGGACATGGCAAGGATAGAATCATCCCACTCATCAATGGAACAAGCAATACTTTTCAGACTTGAAAAACAAATAGAACTAGACCTAGGACTAGACTACCTAGACCATCTAGAACTCTTGGATAAAGAACAACTCAAAGCCATAAAAGAAGAAATCATAAAAAGATTAGAAATTTCTGGGAAACTAGAAATAGACCCAGAAGAGTATAAAAAACTGATAGAAAAGGCCAGGAAGAAGATAATAAAAATCCTAGAGGGGAGTGGATGA
- a CDS encoding energy-converting hydrogenase subunit EhaL family protein has protein sequence MAYFTYLPHLLMFTIGMLIGLEVSYKWHSEPFVRKRIEPIPLILALIGGGLMIIYAPIGLFFIGFVMGMRPGYGVYESIIGILFALILWVTL, from the coding sequence ATGGCATACTTCACATACCTTCCACATTTGCTCATGTTCACCATTGGGATGCTGATAGGGTTAGAGGTAAGTTATAAGTGGCACAGTGAACCATTCGTAAGAAAAAGGATAGAACCCATACCACTCATACTCGCTTTAATCGGGGGCGGGCTTATGATCATCTACGCACCCATCGGATTATTCTTCATAGGTTTTGTGATGGGGATGAGACCAGGATATGGTGTCTATGAGAGCATAATAGGGATCCTATTTGCATTAATACTATGGGTGACCCTATGA
- a CDS encoding DUF2105 family protein, with amino-acid sequence MDPLSIVPNVVPQIIVNFYPIAIIIAILTAAIGLSGVIIERDDFQKILIIQIVTYAMLIIVAAVGTDLAEALILPGLVVSLAEILAVTEVLIFREYTKRGTSYPRLKKYKPIDMEVLKTAIPMTSLLCVVYGTILTGFTGGAVAGAGILIYLFIGEPKGLSTDFWEEMSGVSGLAWCLWLLGFLLYFLNPRLWLVALFMSGGGIIIKVALKFGLLGILNREEFNK; translated from the coding sequence ATGGATCCTCTTTCAATAGTCCCTAATGTCGTGCCTCAGATAATCGTAAACTTTTATCCCATAGCGATCATAATCGCCATCTTAACAGCCGCCATAGGACTTTCAGGGGTTATAATAGAGAGAGATGACTTCCAAAAGATCCTGATAATCCAGATAGTCACCTATGCCATGCTGATAATCGTGGCAGCTGTAGGGACTGACTTAGCCGAAGCACTCATCCTCCCAGGGTTAGTTGTATCACTAGCAGAGATACTAGCAGTAACAGAAGTGTTAATATTCAGAGAATATACAAAAAGAGGAACCAGCTACCCAAGATTGAAAAAATATAAACCTATCGACATGGAAGTTTTAAAAACAGCCATCCCCATGACCTCACTCCTCTGTGTTGTATATGGTACGATACTAACAGGTTTTACAGGGGGAGCTGTCGCAGGGGCTGGTATACTCATCTACCTGTTCATAGGAGAACCCAAGGGCTTATCAACTGATTTCTGGGAGGAAATGTCAGGAGTTTCAGGGTTAGCATGGTGCTTATGGCTTCTAGGATTCCTATTATATTTCTTAAACCCCAGATTATGGCTTGTGGCACTATTCATGTCAGGTGGCGGGATCATAATCAAAGTAGCCTTGAAATTCGGACTTCTAGGAATACTAAATCGGGAGGAATTCAATAAATAA
- a CDS encoding respiratory chain complex I subunit 1 family protein, giving the protein MAYLSTVNLPYMLLEIITAFIIGGLLLGLQRKVIARIQGRPGPPIIQHLLHTFKFYIKELSIPRTSSMPLYVAIVMALDGLWVLALIIGPILHGPLGIVILCYAIHKVSEHGIGLASGSPYTKMGSCRAVLSATAEMPLIAVMALVYFKTHTLILSDIINYQIIHGPLIMQLPLCALAVFILLVSKAPYSPFGIVWGKDIVSGYKTEHFGVIRGVLMMGEILGYFVLLWCFLTLFLGGIINTSLDYIIGMTIITIVLGFIVALTPMVAPYHSVMIQWIFAVLALVNAVLV; this is encoded by the coding sequence ATGGCATATCTATCCACAGTCAACTTACCTTACATGTTATTAGAGATAATCACAGCATTCATAATAGGAGGATTATTATTAGGACTCCAAAGGAAGGTTATAGCGAGGATCCAGGGCAGACCAGGACCGCCCATAATACAACATCTACTACACACATTCAAATTTTATATAAAAGAGCTTTCGATCCCTAGAACCTCGAGCATGCCATTATATGTGGCGATAGTAATGGCATTAGATGGTCTATGGGTTCTTGCACTCATCATAGGCCCAATACTACATGGTCCACTCGGTATCGTAATATTATGCTATGCTATACATAAGGTTTCAGAGCATGGTATAGGCCTAGCTTCTGGGTCCCCTTATACAAAAATGGGAAGTTGTAGGGCAGTTCTTTCTGCTACTGCTGAAATGCCCCTAATAGCGGTCATGGCACTAGTATACTTCAAAACCCACACCCTTATACTGTCTGATATAATCAATTATCAGATCATCCACGGCCCCCTTATCATGCAATTACCGTTATGTGCATTGGCTGTGTTCATATTACTAGTTTCAAAGGCCCCTTATAGTCCATTCGGGATTGTATGGGGTAAGGATATAGTTTCAGGTTATAAGACAGAGCATTTTGGGGTTATAAGGGGTGTTCTGATGATGGGTGAAATCCTAGGCTACTTCGTACTCCTATGGTGCTTTTTAACCCTCTTCCTTGGGGGTATAATAAACACGTCACTAGACTATATCATAGGGATGACAATCATTACAATCGTCCTAGGATTTATCGTTGCCTTGACACCGATGGTGGCACCATATCACTCTGTGATGATACAATGGATATTCGCAGTACTGGCCCTCGTAAATGCCGTCCTTGTGTGA
- a CDS encoding DUF2107 family protein, which produces MISATGTLPLISFYLGLTLLLIGGLGVVFGPKTSEEPIVRIINLTVPSTGVALIFLSYNYTLAMLTFLSVNPILYIIMIRAIIRLEEMGGSIS; this is translated from the coding sequence ATGATCTCAGCCACCGGGACACTCCCACTAATATCATTCTACCTGGGATTAACTCTACTATTAATCGGAGGTTTGGGTGTTGTATTCGGGCCTAAAACCTCCGAAGAGCCCATAGTTAGGATAATAAACCTCACAGTCCCTTCTACTGGTGTAGCATTAATCTTTTTAAGTTATAATTATACCCTTGCAATGTTAACATTTCTAAGTGTGAACCCGATCCTCTATATCATAATGATAAGGGCTATTATAAGATTGGAAGAAATGGGGGGCTCTATAAGTTGA
- a CDS encoding DUF2106 family protein, producing the protein MIGRILNLLAEPRVVPKIFAFAIAVVLIFSLPLPFHLNPEQVYPKPPPQLQIELAKKNVDVSYNLAPYNRGGLPVDPNNRGIVRSQYKSPYEGWITAYLTPFSQWMRDVSYHLGTTIVAHPGGILDEILYYTRGLDTILESSILFTAFTIASWVILNRTRKMTGE; encoded by the coding sequence TTGATAGGGAGGATCTTAAATCTGTTAGCCGAGCCTAGGGTTGTCCCTAAGATATTTGCATTCGCAATAGCAGTAGTATTAATTTTTAGTTTGCCTCTTCCATTTCATCTCAACCCTGAACAAGTCTATCCTAAACCCCCACCTCAACTCCAGATAGAGTTGGCCAAGAAAAATGTTGATGTGAGTTATAATCTCGCACCTTATAATCGTGGCGGATTACCAGTAGATCCCAATAATAGGGGTATAGTGAGATCACAGTACAAAAGCCCATATGAGGGGTGGATAACAGCCTATCTAACCCCATTCTCCCAGTGGATGAGGGATGTTTCATATCACCTAGGCACCACTATCGTAGCGCATCCTGGGGGGATCCTAGATGAAATCCTCTATTATACAAGGGGATTAGACACGATACTCGAATCATCCATATTATTCACAGCATTTACTATAGCCTCTTGGGTTATATTAAATAGGACAAGAAAAATGACGGGAGAATAA